In the genome of Pelodiscus sinensis isolate JC-2024 chromosome 15, ASM4963464v1, whole genome shotgun sequence, one region contains:
- the FOXN4 gene encoding forkhead box protein N4, with amino-acid sequence MIESDITSRMSGIIRNSGQNHHPLPQEYRLLASVPSQLSEEDLPSDLQSLSWLTSVDVPRLQQMASGRMDFSISSQDSMLLQTGPVPGNLHSTGAPGAMIEVQASLPQGILGLNTITSHGANMSQYPVGGQPSPSLQSQHPLFPVPHSQQVFAITQTAQQCNPAALYSASYGPQPHYSQPRLAPLTAQEVHPKHYPKPIYSYSCLIAMALKNSKTGSLPVSEIYSFMKEHFPYFKTAPDGWKNSVRHNLSLNKCFEKVENKMSGTSRKGCLWALNPAKIDKMEEEMQKWKRKDLAAIHRSMANPDELDKLITDRPENCRRPRKQAEPEGSTRTHVAAAHGRISISKMQPPPMTLSLQSIPLHHQIQSQARIAPDSPAPAQTPPLHTLPDMSQSPLPHHPMSRAPADFLNVTADMNAEVDALDPSIMDFALQGNLWEEMKDDSFNLDTLGAFSNSPLQLSDCELGTAGLTPVSNGSDYSFSDLQVTGLYTTYATMDNVASAQYMSGQGNKPIALL; translated from the exons ATGATAGAAAGTGACATTACATCCAGGATGTCAGGAATCATTAGAAATTCAGGGCAAAATCATCATCCCTTGCCACAGGAATACAG ACTCCTGGCTTCTGTCCCATCCCAGCTGAGTGAAGAGGACCTTCCAAGTGACTTGCAGTCCTTGTCATGGCTGACCTCAGTTGATGTCCCTCGCTTACAGCAGATGGCTAGTGGAAGAATGGacttcagcatcagctctcaggATTCGATGCTGCTGCAGACAG GTCCTGTGCCAGGCAATTTGCATTCAACGGGTGCTCCTGGAGCAATGATTGAGGTGCAAGCCAGTCTGCCACAGGGAATTCTGGGGCTGAATACAATTACGTCGCACGGAGCAAAT ATGAGCCAGTACCCCGTTGGAGGGCAGCCATCTCCTAGTTTACAGTCCCAGCATCCGCTTTTCCCAGTTCCTCATTCACAGCAAGTGTTTGCCATCACACAGACTGCACAGCAG TGTAACCCAGCTGCATTATACAGTGCATCCTATGGACCCCAGCCTCACTACTCTCAGCCTCGCCTTGCTCCTCTCACTGCTCAGGAAGTCCATCCAAAACATTATCCCAAGCCAATCTACTCCTACAG ctGCTTGATTGCAATGGCATTGAAGAACAGCAAAACGGGCAGTCTTCCCGTGAGTGAGATCTACAGCTTCATGAAGGAGCATTTCCCCTACTTCAAG ACCGCGCCCGATGGTTGGAAGAACTCTGTGCGCCATAACCTCTCCCTCAACAAGTGCTTTGAGAAGGTGGAGAATAAAATGAGTGGCACCTCCCGCAAAGGCTGCCTATGGGCCCTCAATCCTGCCAAGATTGACAAAATGGAAGAAGAGATGCAGAAATGGAAGAGGAAGGACTTGGCTGCTATTCACAGGAGCATGGCCAATCCAG ATGAATTAGATAAACTAATCACTGACAGACCAGAGAACTGCAGGCGGCCTCGGAAGCAGGCAGAACCTGAAGGGTCCACACGGACCCAtgtggcagcagcccatggccGAATCTCCATCTCCAAGATGCAGCCGCCTCCCATGACGCTCTCTCTACAGTCCATACCGTTGCATCATCAGATCCAGAGCCAGGCTCGCATAGCTCCCGACTCACCAGCACCAGCCCAGACTCCTCCTCTCCACACTCTGCCTGACATGAGCCAGAGTCCCCTGCCTCACCACCCAATGAGCCGCGCACCGGCAGACTTTCTGAACGTGACTGCAGATATGAACGCCGAAGTGGATGCACTGGATCCAAGCATCATGGACTTTGCATTACAAG GAAATCTGTGGGAAGAAATGAAAGACGACAGCTTCAATCTAGATACTTTAGGTGCCTTCAGCAACTCCCCTCTGCAGCTCTCAGACTGCGAGCTGGGCACGGCTGGCCTCACCCCCGTCTCAAATGGTAGCGACTATTCCTTCTCAGACTTGCAGGTCACAGGTCTCTACACTACTTATGCCACGATGGATAATGTAGCCTCAGCCCAGTACATGAGTGGTCAAGGCAACAAGCCCATTGCTCTGCTTTAA